A stretch of Corallococcus macrosporus DNA encodes these proteins:
- a CDS encoding AAA family ATPase translates to MKPGLRINRFQVDGFGHFRGYSGTPGPGLTLLYGPNEAGKSTLLAFLRGVLFGFEKRGQPERYEPEGALFGGELWLETASGPLVVHRHGGKRASEGTLTVRGPDGQPLPETLLDQALADVPRELFFEVFAFRLDELSSFQRLAQQRGVSEALFAAGMQGARRLPEAVERLRKDAEGLYAPRGQKPELNRVMKELEDVQQALREAGDRPALYFSTRDRLAERIAEGHALEVARKQAEHALDHAARLESALGDLAVLARDRAELATLPVLDTFPPGAETRLEDVLQRRKTYRAQQAQLHERLAPIEETRERLAAPWPVRERAESLRTALATYSGHSEQLRALPARRASLLSRRRQLEQSLEELGLAVDAGGLLALDLGARARGELESLAARLDAADAALAQVEVEQARTREERARLETALARVQTEVESLPEERPAQVRQRQAAVGRMRAVRGDLERLAEQRMDQRRQMDGVRAPTDAVPLRSLLPLSWVVAAAVVAMGFSLLAAWVANLTVGMLCMVGGMMLVGLLLLVRHRVETARHASLEAQAARHRWRQQEEERFRSVQAAMCAREELLQRELLHASGAAGLSPGASLADLAAQEVLLAELLTQAERRELLLREEDTLRAAWDAAVREDQRVEEARLRADQREEVLREEWVAFLVARRFPEALSAASALTLWRDAAALRQRLLDLRTDEEEFTVAEAACDAVTARLLQEARAAGLPPGPAETVAARVSVALEEVRSRAADQRHLDGQRGELLAEKARLDQLVLDEDQAWEALLAEGGCQDEATFRRRAVQARRYAELTSRVREHVQRVQALTGMGENAAREEVHAAGGEAGLKDQLATLRERYKAEGERHKAVLTEQGSLKTQLSQWENDDRVSRLRIQEETLRAKAAELATRYAADRLTLALLGRARRRFEEEQQPRVIQLASELFSELTAGRYRRVFIPAGDARELRVSDGARDWSAEQLSRGTREQLFLAFRLAVIRDFGETRGALPLITDDVLVNFDPERARGAVRLFARLAEAHQVIAFTCHPWLREHFEAEGAHVLELPGATKPPREAAQPLRVVSSG, encoded by the coding sequence ATGAAGCCGGGCCTGCGCATCAACCGCTTCCAGGTGGACGGCTTCGGGCACTTCCGGGGGTACTCGGGCACGCCGGGGCCGGGGCTCACGCTGCTGTACGGCCCCAACGAGGCCGGCAAGAGCACGCTGCTCGCGTTCCTGCGCGGCGTGCTGTTCGGCTTCGAGAAGCGCGGCCAGCCGGAGCGCTACGAACCGGAGGGCGCGCTCTTCGGCGGCGAGCTGTGGCTGGAGACGGCGTCCGGCCCGCTGGTGGTGCACCGCCACGGAGGGAAGCGCGCGTCGGAGGGGACGCTCACGGTGCGCGGCCCGGACGGGCAGCCGCTGCCGGAGACGCTGCTGGACCAGGCGCTGGCGGACGTGCCGCGCGAGCTGTTCTTCGAGGTGTTCGCCTTCCGCCTGGACGAGCTGTCCTCCTTCCAGCGGCTCGCGCAGCAGCGCGGCGTATCGGAAGCGCTGTTCGCCGCGGGCATGCAGGGCGCGCGGCGGCTGCCCGAAGCGGTGGAGCGGCTGCGTAAGGACGCGGAAGGGCTCTACGCGCCACGAGGCCAGAAGCCCGAGCTGAACCGCGTGATGAAGGAACTGGAGGACGTGCAGCAGGCGCTGCGCGAGGCGGGAGATCGGCCCGCGCTCTACTTCTCCACGCGCGACCGGCTGGCGGAGCGCATCGCGGAGGGGCACGCGCTGGAGGTGGCGCGCAAGCAGGCGGAGCACGCGCTGGACCACGCCGCGCGGCTGGAGTCCGCGCTGGGGGACCTGGCGGTGCTCGCGCGCGACCGGGCGGAGCTGGCCACGCTGCCGGTGCTGGACACCTTCCCGCCGGGCGCGGAGACGCGGCTGGAGGACGTGCTCCAGCGGCGCAAGACGTACCGGGCGCAGCAGGCGCAGCTGCATGAGCGGCTGGCGCCCATCGAAGAAACGCGGGAGCGGCTGGCGGCCCCATGGCCCGTGCGCGAGCGCGCCGAGTCCCTGCGCACGGCGCTGGCCACGTACTCCGGGCACTCGGAACAACTGCGGGCCCTGCCCGCGCGCAGGGCGTCGCTCCTGTCGCGGCGGCGTCAATTGGAGCAGTCGCTGGAGGAGCTGGGCCTCGCGGTGGACGCGGGCGGGCTGCTCGCGCTGGACCTGGGCGCGCGGGCGCGCGGCGAGCTGGAGTCGCTGGCGGCGAGGCTGGACGCGGCGGACGCGGCGCTCGCGCAGGTGGAGGTGGAACAGGCGCGCACGCGCGAGGAGCGGGCGCGACTGGAGACGGCGCTCGCGCGAGTACAAACGGAGGTGGAGTCCCTGCCGGAGGAGCGCCCCGCGCAGGTGCGTCAGCGGCAGGCGGCGGTGGGGCGGATGCGCGCGGTACGCGGCGACCTGGAGCGGCTGGCCGAGCAGCGCATGGACCAGCGCCGGCAGATGGACGGCGTGCGGGCGCCCACCGACGCGGTGCCGCTGCGCTCGCTGTTGCCGCTGTCCTGGGTGGTGGCCGCGGCGGTCGTGGCGATGGGGTTCTCGCTGCTCGCGGCGTGGGTCGCGAACCTCACGGTGGGCATGCTGTGCATGGTGGGCGGGATGATGCTGGTGGGCCTGCTGCTGCTCGTGCGCCATCGCGTGGAGACGGCGCGGCACGCGAGCCTGGAGGCGCAGGCGGCGCGGCATCGCTGGCGGCAGCAGGAGGAGGAGCGCTTCCGCTCGGTGCAGGCGGCGATGTGCGCGCGCGAGGAGCTGCTCCAGCGGGAGCTGCTGCACGCGTCCGGCGCGGCGGGACTCTCTCCGGGCGCGTCGCTGGCGGACCTGGCCGCGCAGGAGGTGCTGCTCGCGGAGCTGCTGACGCAGGCGGAGCGGCGGGAGCTGCTGCTCAGGGAAGAGGACACGCTGCGCGCGGCCTGGGACGCGGCGGTGCGCGAGGACCAGCGCGTGGAGGAGGCGCGGCTGCGCGCGGATCAACGCGAGGAGGTGCTGCGCGAGGAGTGGGTGGCCTTCCTCGTCGCGCGCCGCTTCCCGGAGGCCCTGTCCGCGGCCTCGGCGCTGACGCTGTGGCGCGACGCCGCGGCGCTGCGGCAGCGGCTCCTGGACCTGCGCACGGACGAAGAGGAGTTCACGGTCGCGGAGGCCGCGTGTGACGCGGTGACGGCGCGGCTGCTCCAGGAGGCGCGGGCCGCGGGCCTGCCTCCGGGACCCGCGGAGACGGTGGCCGCGCGGGTGTCCGTGGCGCTGGAGGAGGTGCGCTCGCGGGCGGCGGATCAACGCCACCTGGACGGTCAGCGCGGGGAGCTGCTGGCGGAGAAGGCGCGGCTGGACCAACTGGTGCTGGACGAGGACCAGGCGTGGGAGGCGCTGCTCGCGGAAGGCGGTTGCCAGGACGAGGCCACCTTCCGCCGCCGCGCGGTGCAGGCACGCCGGTACGCGGAGCTGACGTCGCGGGTGCGCGAGCACGTCCAGCGGGTGCAGGCCCTCACCGGCATGGGCGAGAACGCGGCGCGCGAGGAGGTGCACGCGGCGGGAGGCGAGGCGGGCCTGAAGGACCAGCTCGCCACGCTGCGCGAGCGGTACAAGGCCGAGGGCGAGCGGCACAAGGCCGTGCTCACGGAGCAGGGCAGCCTGAAGACGCAGCTGTCGCAGTGGGAGAACGACGACCGCGTGTCACGGCTGCGCATCCAGGAGGAGACGCTGCGCGCGAAGGCCGCGGAGCTGGCCACGCGCTACGCGGCGGACCGGTTGACGCTGGCGTTGCTGGGCCGCGCGCGCCGGAGGTTCGAGGAGGAGCAGCAGCCCCGCGTCATCCAACTGGCGAGCGAGCTGTTCTCCGAGCTGACGGCGGGACGCTACCGCCGCGTCTTCATCCCGGCGGGGGACGCGCGCGAGCTGCGCGTGAGCGACGGTGCCAGGGACTGGAGCGCGGAGCAGCTGTCCCGGGGCACGCGCGAGCAACTGTTCCTCGCGTTCCGGCTGGCCGTCATCCGCGACTTCGGAGAGACGCGGGGCGCGCTGCCGCTCATCACGGACGACGTGCTGGTGAACTTCGATCCGGAGCGGGCCCGGGGCGCGGTGCGGCTCTTCGCGAGGCTGGCGGAAGCCCACCAGGTCATCGCCTTCACCTGCCACCCGTGGCTGCGCGAGCACTTCGAAGCCGAAGGCGCCCACGTCCTGGAGCTGCCCGGCGCCACGAAGCCCCCCCGCGAAGCAGCCCAACCCCTGCGGGTGGTCTCCAGCGGCTAG
- a CDS encoding metallophosphoesterase family protein, with protein MRFSFVHAADLHLDTPFRGVATHGPLLERFQQSTFHALARIVDVCLRERVTFLLLAGDLFDVKDRSVRARLALRTELARLDRAGIQTFIVHGNHDPLSGDTGTLGLPSSVKVFGPEWEDVEVRREGRRLCHVQGVSYPDVEVRENLSARFRRTGEHFSVGLLHANLGGDAGHANYAPCTAADLAAGGLDYWALGHVHTRAEHLLPGGGVAVYPGNPQGRHVHETGERGCVVVDVEDGVARRRFVPVDRVRWHRLDVPLAGVTSLDMLQAVATEVVESRCAEDFDGHAVRLTLAGRGPLHRELARPGARGQLEADLRERLARAHPPVLLESLKDGSRPEVDLEAVRSGGGFLGTLLDEAQALSHDDAALASLWDDEDLTTLGQRLKRLGVDALETPRPELVAQAGQRGVEQLHEEAS; from the coding sequence ATGCGCTTCTCCTTCGTGCACGCCGCGGATCTCCACCTGGACACGCCGTTCCGAGGCGTGGCCACGCACGGCCCGCTCCTGGAGCGCTTCCAGCAGTCCACCTTCCATGCCCTCGCGCGCATCGTGGACGTGTGTCTGCGGGAGCGCGTGACGTTCCTCCTCCTGGCCGGGGATCTGTTCGACGTGAAGGACCGCTCGGTGCGCGCCCGGCTGGCGCTGCGCACGGAGCTGGCAAGGCTGGACCGCGCGGGCATCCAGACCTTCATCGTCCACGGCAACCATGATCCGCTGAGCGGCGACACCGGCACACTGGGGCTGCCCTCGTCGGTGAAGGTGTTCGGCCCGGAGTGGGAGGACGTGGAGGTGCGGCGCGAGGGCCGCAGGCTGTGCCACGTGCAGGGCGTGTCCTATCCGGACGTGGAGGTGCGCGAGAACCTGTCCGCGCGCTTCCGCCGCACCGGCGAGCACTTCAGCGTGGGCCTGTTGCACGCGAACCTGGGCGGTGACGCGGGCCACGCGAACTACGCGCCCTGCACGGCCGCGGACCTGGCGGCGGGCGGGCTGGACTACTGGGCCCTGGGCCACGTGCACACGCGCGCGGAGCACCTGCTGCCCGGCGGCGGCGTGGCGGTGTACCCGGGCAACCCGCAGGGCCGGCACGTCCACGAGACGGGCGAGCGCGGCTGCGTGGTGGTGGACGTGGAGGACGGCGTCGCGCGCCGCAGGTTCGTGCCGGTGGACCGCGTGCGCTGGCACCGGCTGGACGTGCCGCTCGCGGGTGTCACGTCGCTGGACATGCTCCAGGCGGTGGCCACGGAGGTGGTGGAGTCGCGCTGCGCGGAGGACTTCGACGGGCACGCGGTGCGCCTCACGCTGGCCGGACGCGGTCCGCTGCACCGGGAGCTCGCGCGTCCCGGGGCGCGCGGTCAACTGGAAGCGGACCTGCGCGAGCGCCTGGCGCGGGCGCACCCGCCGGTGCTGCTGGAGTCGCTGAAGGACGGCAGCCGGCCAGAGGTGGACCTGGAGGCGGTGCGCTCCGGGGGCGGCTTCCTGGGCACGCTGCTGGACGAAGCGCAGGCGCTGTCGCACGACGACGCGGCGCTCGCGTCGCTGTGGGACGACGAGGACCTGACGACGCTGGGGCAGCGGCTCAAGCGGCTGGGCGTGGATGCGCTGGAGACGCCCCGGCCGGAGCTGGTGGCGCAGGCGGGACAGCGCGGCGTGGAGCAGCTCCACGAGGAGGCATCATGA
- a CDS encoding SAM-dependent methyltransferase produces MKPLSASIPPPSPSLTRSREANEAAVPSSTGPSLLTPVDVWTYHESLAARGLARQGPGPRVYCHTGLVDRLPPPGTPAPELRERLRGSQEALLAELARAMGPFAGGGDVLDAGSVLGGSALYWAQEHHARVTAMVTVPTHLEQVRRFVHEAGMGANVQPKLCTGEPPRHRECYDAVIAVENTCALPRADWLRGVHARLKPGGVLAVADCFWVRRNALHPSEDAWRKQLGSVSAFLADAHAAGLELEAHDDVSARAVGFWTLSSELLVHEHLDRGPADARSLRAALNAVRAESRREHLWLQQGLLDGGLEYALLVLRREA; encoded by the coding sequence ATGAAGCCCCTGAGCGCCTCCATCCCGCCCCCGTCCCCGTCCCTGACGCGCTCGCGGGAAGCGAATGAAGCAGCGGTGCCGTCCAGCACGGGCCCGTCGCTGCTCACGCCCGTGGACGTGTGGACCTACCACGAGTCCCTCGCCGCGCGCGGCCTGGCCCGCCAGGGCCCCGGGCCCCGGGTGTACTGCCACACGGGGCTGGTGGACCGGCTGCCTCCGCCCGGCACGCCGGCGCCGGAGCTGCGCGAGCGCCTGCGCGGCTCGCAGGAAGCGCTGCTCGCGGAGCTGGCGCGCGCCATGGGCCCGTTCGCCGGCGGCGGCGACGTGCTGGACGCGGGCAGCGTCCTGGGCGGCAGCGCGCTGTACTGGGCCCAGGAGCACCACGCGCGGGTGACCGCGATGGTGACGGTGCCCACGCACCTGGAGCAGGTGCGCCGGTTCGTGCACGAGGCGGGCATGGGCGCGAACGTGCAGCCCAAGCTGTGCACCGGCGAGCCGCCCCGGCATCGCGAGTGCTACGACGCCGTCATCGCCGTGGAGAACACCTGCGCCCTGCCCCGCGCGGACTGGCTGCGCGGCGTGCACGCGCGGCTCAAGCCCGGCGGGGTGCTGGCCGTCGCGGACTGCTTCTGGGTGCGCCGCAATGCCTTGCACCCGTCCGAGGACGCGTGGCGCAAGCAACTGGGCAGCGTGAGCGCGTTCCTCGCCGACGCGCACGCGGCGGGCCTGGAGCTGGAGGCCCATGACGACGTGTCCGCGAGGGCGGTGGGCTTCTGGACGCTGAGCTCGGAGCTGCTCGTCCACGAGCACCTGGACCGGGGCCCCGCCGACGCACGCAGCCTGCGCGCCGCGCTCAACGCCGTGCGCGCGGAGTCGCGGCGCGAGCACCTGTGGCTGCAGCAGGGCCTGCTCGACGGCGGCCTGGAGTACGCGCTGCTCGTGCTGCGGCGAGAGGCCTGA
- a CDS encoding sensor histidine kinase, which produces MKSPPVSSCRGVAAFRRWMRAQDAGRLLASLRVRPLAGFLLRGSALVGVVAWAPGVHAFLAVPLTPALACFLPCAIHRVAFAWVHARRRRVAAGGWLAWLPGLALLHFFLASLMALAELPGALVFGVLLIGTTAVHGRRYRVTWREPFLAVGTLAALLGALLLGRSFQHAVLFAVVGPAALMGELYLGALAVRYDRARADAERLRAAVHAQLVEQQERDVGRLTQAMAEILGHHQVMDQALHEAGTAADMMKAFGTQRGLLARNGFEDQARQLQDSLRQLQEMVKEVRAKSRRFAGTEPEAVDLGLVLESVQAQVSLRFPYVDIHVELEPPGPPRALLRGGPLTLRRVVENLVVNACEGNGEQGASRVYIRARTEPLSGRLEVLIEDDGPGFPPERLNAPAEELYTTKSQGTGLGLYTSECLLRASGGLLHRNNGPGGGALLRILLPREYQ; this is translated from the coding sequence ATGAAGTCCCCGCCCGTGTCCTCGTGCCGTGGCGTGGCCGCCTTCCGGCGCTGGATGCGCGCCCAGGACGCGGGCCGGCTCCTCGCCTCGCTGCGCGTGCGTCCGCTCGCGGGCTTCCTCCTGCGGGGCTCGGCGCTCGTGGGCGTCGTCGCGTGGGCGCCCGGCGTGCACGCCTTCCTCGCCGTGCCCCTCACGCCCGCGCTCGCGTGCTTCCTGCCGTGCGCCATCCACCGCGTCGCCTTCGCCTGGGTGCACGCGCGCCGCAGACGCGTGGCCGCGGGGGGCTGGCTCGCGTGGCTGCCGGGCCTGGCGCTCCTGCACTTCTTCCTCGCGAGCCTCATGGCGCTCGCGGAGCTGCCCGGGGCGCTCGTCTTCGGCGTGCTGCTCATCGGCACCACCGCCGTGCACGGCCGCCGCTACCGCGTCACGTGGCGCGAGCCCTTCCTCGCGGTGGGCACGCTCGCGGCCCTGCTGGGCGCGCTGCTCCTGGGGCGGAGCTTCCAGCACGCGGTCCTCTTCGCCGTCGTGGGCCCCGCCGCGCTGATGGGGGAGCTGTACCTGGGCGCGCTCGCCGTGCGCTACGACCGCGCCCGCGCGGACGCGGAGCGCCTGCGCGCCGCCGTGCACGCGCAACTGGTGGAGCAGCAGGAGCGCGACGTGGGCCGCCTCACCCAGGCGATGGCGGAAATCCTCGGCCACCACCAGGTCATGGACCAGGCGCTGCACGAGGCCGGCACCGCCGCGGACATGATGAAGGCGTTCGGCACGCAGCGCGGCCTGCTCGCGCGCAACGGCTTCGAGGACCAGGCGCGCCAGCTCCAGGACAGCCTGCGGCAGCTCCAGGAGATGGTGAAGGAGGTGCGCGCCAAGAGCCGCCGCTTCGCCGGCACGGAGCCGGAGGCCGTGGACCTGGGGCTGGTGCTGGAGTCCGTGCAGGCCCAGGTGTCGCTGCGCTTTCCGTACGTGGACATCCACGTGGAGCTGGAGCCGCCGGGGCCGCCTCGCGCGCTCTTGCGCGGCGGTCCGCTCACGCTGCGCCGGGTGGTGGAGAACCTGGTCGTCAACGCCTGCGAGGGCAATGGCGAACAGGGCGCGTCCCGTGTCTACATCCGTGCGCGCACCGAGCCGCTCAGCGGGCGCCTGGAAGTGCTCATCGAGGACGACGGTCCCGGCTTCCCTCCGGAGCGCCTCAACGCGCCCGCGGAGGAGCTCTACACGACCAAGTCCCAGGGCACGGGACTGGGTCTCTACACCAGCGAGTGCCTGCTGCGCGCCAGCGGCGGCCTGCTGCACCGGAACAACGGACCGGGCGGCGGCGCCCTGCTCCGCATCCTGCTGCCCCGGGAGTACCAATGA
- a CDS encoding SAM-dependent methyltransferase, with translation MTDGRSGTAGAKRTVYCEDALAWLEARPVLDGCSVVASLPDVSEFPSLTVPQWKDWFVGAAAKVLSRVPPDGVAVFYQSDVKKDGAWVDKGYLVSKAAEAEGFDTLWHKVVCRRTPGTVTFGRPAYSHLLCFSRGLKADAGKSTADVLPDPGEVTWTRGMGLNACLVACRFILEQTRTRTVVDPFCGHGTALAVANALGLDAVGVELSRKRARRARNLQATWTGSKLELSSASGDGEEPSPDED, from the coding sequence ATGACGGATGGACGCAGCGGGACGGCGGGAGCGAAGCGCACGGTGTACTGCGAGGACGCGCTCGCGTGGCTGGAGGCGCGGCCGGTGCTGGACGGATGTTCGGTGGTGGCGTCCCTGCCGGACGTCTCCGAGTTCCCGTCGCTCACGGTGCCCCAGTGGAAGGACTGGTTCGTGGGGGCGGCGGCGAAGGTGTTGTCGCGGGTGCCGCCGGACGGGGTGGCGGTGTTCTACCAGTCCGACGTGAAGAAGGACGGGGCCTGGGTGGACAAGGGCTACCTGGTGTCGAAGGCGGCGGAGGCGGAGGGCTTCGACACGCTCTGGCACAAGGTGGTGTGCCGCCGGACGCCGGGGACGGTGACGTTCGGGAGGCCGGCGTACTCGCACCTGCTGTGTTTCAGCCGGGGGCTGAAGGCGGACGCGGGGAAATCCACGGCGGACGTGTTGCCGGATCCCGGCGAGGTGACGTGGACGCGAGGCATGGGGCTCAACGCGTGCCTGGTGGCGTGCCGCTTCATCCTGGAGCAGACGCGCACGCGCACGGTGGTGGACCCGTTCTGCGGCCACGGCACCGCGCTCGCGGTGGCCAACGCGCTGGGCCTGGACGCGGTGGGCGTGGAGCTGAGCCGCAAGCGCGCGCGCCGGGCCAGGAACCTCCAGGCGACGTGGACGGGAAGCAAGCTGGAGCTGTCCAGCGCGTCCGGCGACGGGGAAGAACCCTCGCCGGACGAAGACTGA
- a CDS encoding alpha/beta fold hydrolase: MPTTNATDGTPLHYRVLGDGPRDVVLVHGWMVSGAVWDPMLEKLDMTGLRLLVLDHRGTGPSGRPASGYSLEQYAKDVLAVADHAKAQRFTLVGHSMGGQICKWVAAEAPARVSGLVLLNTVPASGLPLPPDAAGLFRTSAGDREKQKTILGLACKQLSPESLEVLLKDSGSVGKDAIEQCFDSWTAGGFAHRLSAITAPTLVVATDDPFLPPVFLKQAVVGLIQNARLTHLPGPGHYPQVERPAETAALLSAFLAGNAAQA, from the coding sequence ATGCCCACGACGAACGCGACGGATGGCACACCCCTGCACTACCGGGTTCTGGGGGACGGTCCTCGCGACGTGGTGCTGGTGCATGGGTGGATGGTGTCCGGCGCGGTGTGGGACCCGATGCTGGAGAAGCTGGACATGACGGGCCTGCGGCTGCTGGTCCTGGATCACCGGGGCACCGGGCCGTCCGGGCGGCCGGCGTCGGGGTACTCGCTGGAGCAGTACGCGAAGGACGTGCTGGCGGTGGCGGACCACGCGAAGGCGCAGCGCTTCACGCTGGTGGGCCACAGCATGGGCGGGCAGATCTGCAAGTGGGTGGCGGCGGAGGCGCCCGCGCGCGTCAGCGGCCTGGTGCTGCTCAACACGGTGCCCGCGTCGGGGCTGCCGCTGCCTCCGGACGCGGCGGGCCTGTTCCGCACCTCCGCGGGGGACCGCGAGAAGCAGAAGACCATCCTGGGCCTGGCGTGCAAGCAGCTGTCGCCGGAGTCGCTGGAGGTCCTGCTGAAGGACTCGGGCTCGGTGGGCAAGGACGCCATCGAGCAGTGCTTCGACTCCTGGACGGCGGGCGGCTTCGCGCACCGGCTGTCCGCCATCACGGCGCCCACGCTGGTGGTGGCCACGGATGATCCGTTCCTGCCGCCGGTGTTCCTCAAGCAGGCGGTGGTGGGGCTCATCCAGAACGCGCGCCTGACGCACCTGCCGGGGCCGGGGCACTACCCCCAGGTGGAGCGTCCGGCGGAGACGGCGGCGCTGCTGTCGGCGTTCCTCGCGGGCAACGCCGCGCAGGCCTGA
- a CDS encoding molybdopterin-dependent oxidoreductase, whose translation MSERVLTRRRVLLGAAALATSACDSQRPRAGFLGAMDRFNQRAQSALFSPTRLAPEEPVDQLTPPGDFPHYFLSDTVPLAPAGWRLEVGGLVARPRSFSLEELRQLPRTDYRIRHHCVEGWSAVASWHGVRVSDLARAVGADPRAGFVEFRSFDQDYHSSWDAPSALHPQTVLAYGMNGAPLIPGHGAPLRLYSGVKLGYKMVKYLTTVRFLPEATGGTWEDRGYEWFAGV comes from the coding sequence ATGTCTGAGCGCGTCCTCACCCGCCGCCGCGTCCTGCTGGGCGCCGCCGCGCTCGCCACCAGCGCCTGCGACTCCCAGCGCCCGCGCGCGGGCTTCCTCGGCGCCATGGACCGCTTCAACCAGCGCGCCCAGTCCGCCCTCTTCAGCCCCACCCGGCTCGCCCCCGAGGAGCCCGTCGACCAGCTCACCCCGCCCGGCGACTTCCCCCACTACTTCCTCTCCGACACCGTGCCGCTGGCCCCCGCGGGCTGGCGCCTGGAGGTCGGGGGGCTCGTGGCCCGGCCGCGCTCCTTCTCGCTGGAGGAGCTGCGCCAGTTGCCCCGGACCGACTACCGGATCCGCCACCACTGCGTGGAGGGCTGGAGCGCGGTGGCGTCATGGCACGGCGTGCGCGTCAGCGACCTGGCGCGGGCCGTGGGTGCCGACCCTCGCGCGGGCTTCGTGGAGTTCCGCTCGTTCGACCAGGACTATCACTCCTCCTGGGACGCGCCGAGCGCGCTGCACCCGCAGACCGTGCTCGCGTACGGCATGAACGGCGCGCCGCTCATCCCCGGCCACGGCGCGCCCCTGCGCCTCTATTCGGGCGTGAAGCTGGGCTACAAGATGGTGAAGTACCTCACCACCGTGCGCTTCCTCCCGGAGGCCACGGGGGGCACCTGGGAGGACCGCGGCTACGAGTGGTTCGCCGGCGTGTAG
- a CDS encoding cytochrome b/b6 domain-containing protein, translating to MQTPEPRRPQPWPIRLAHWANVPLLAILAASGLQILVAYPRMGPRGRPFALYPFQDAMPPSWLRLGDWLAGARSWHFAFGWFLALNGLVYVLYLALSGEWRRRMFLPRRDTRDAVATLAYYLRLRPAPAQAGLYNGLQRLAYTAALVMGALSVLSGLVLYKPVQLHGLTALLGGYDPARFIHLLMLALLALFTVGHVVLVALHPRTFGEMITGGRKPDV from the coding sequence GTGCAGACGCCCGAGCCACGCCGTCCCCAGCCCTGGCCCATCCGGCTCGCCCACTGGGCCAACGTGCCGCTGCTCGCCATCCTCGCGGCCAGCGGGTTGCAGATCCTCGTCGCGTATCCGCGCATGGGGCCTCGCGGCCGGCCGTTCGCGCTCTATCCCTTCCAGGACGCCATGCCGCCGTCGTGGCTTCGCCTGGGGGACTGGCTCGCGGGTGCGCGGAGCTGGCACTTCGCGTTCGGCTGGTTCCTGGCGCTCAACGGGCTGGTCTACGTGCTCTACCTCGCGCTCAGCGGCGAGTGGCGCCGCCGCATGTTCCTCCCACGCCGTGACACCCGCGATGCCGTGGCCACGCTCGCGTACTACCTGCGGCTGCGCCCCGCGCCCGCGCAGGCGGGCCTCTACAACGGGCTCCAGCGGCTGGCGTACACGGCGGCCCTCGTCATGGGCGCGCTGTCCGTCCTGTCCGGCCTCGTCCTCTACAAGCCCGTGCAGCTCCACGGGCTCACGGCCCTCCTCGGCGGCTACGACCCCGCGCGCTTCATCCACCTGCTGATGCTCGCGCTGCTGGCCCTCTTCACCGTGGGCCACGTCGTCCTCGTCGCCCTGCACCCGCGCACCTTCGGAGAGATGATCACCGGCGGGAGGAAGCCCGATGTCTGA